The Pochonia chlamydosporia 170 chromosome 1, whole genome shotgun sequence genome window below encodes:
- a CDS encoding NADPH-dependent alpha-keto amide reductase (similar to Metarhizium acridum CQMa 102 XP_007813556.1): MSSNSASKGSFPPTLKLNDGNEIPVFGYGLGTANYKTTEGYDKTVVDLTKMAIDVGYRHLDGAEVYGNEEELGEAIKASGIPRDQLFVTTKAHGEKQKPTLEAFDLSLKKLGLDYVDLYLIHAPWFANSDEDLQAKWTDLEAIKASGRAKSIGVSNFLQEHLEAILKTAKIPPAINQIEYHPYLQHGDLVKFHKKNNIAIACYGPLVPLTRAKGGPVDAVWSELAKKYDVSESEIGLRWILDQGMVALSTSSNRGRLENYLARLPGFKLTDEEVARIAEVGKQKHFRAFWRKKFDEDDRR; encoded by the exons ATGTCCTCGAATTCAGCTTCCAAGGGCTCGTTCCCACCAACCCTAAAGCTCAACGATGGCAATGAGATCCCAGTG TTTGGCTATGGTCTCGGAACGGCCAATTACAAGACCACAGAGGGCTACGACAAGACAGTCGTTGATCTCACAAAGATGGCTATTGACGTTGGATATCGCCACCTCGACGGCGCAGAAG TATACGGAAACGAAGAGGAGCTAGGAGAAGCCATTAAAGCATCCGGCATACCAAGAGACCAACTCTTCGTAACTACCAAAGCCCACGGggagaagcaaaagccaACCCTCGAGGCGTTTGACCTGTCcctcaagaagctgggccTCGACTACGTAGACCTCTACCTCATCCACGCTCCGTGGTTTGCCAACTCGGATGAGGACCTGCAGGCAAAGTGGACTGATCTGGAAGCCATCAAGGCTTCTGGCAGGGCTAAGTCCATCGGAGTGTCTAACTTTCTGCAGGAGCATCTGGAGGCTATTCtgaagacggccaagattCCACCTGCGATTAATCAGATTGAGTATCATCCGTATCTCCAGCACGGCGATTTGGTGAAATTTCACAAGAAGAATAACATTGCTATTGCGTGCTATGGGCCGTTGGTCCCGTTGACGAGGGCTAAGGGCGGCCCTGTTGATGCGGTGTGGTCGGAGCTGGCGAAGAAGTATGACGTTTCGGAGTCTGAGATTGGGTTGAGGTGGATCTTGGATCAGGGCATGGTTGCGCTTTCGACGAGTTCGAATAGGGGGCGACTGGAGAATTATCTGGCAAGGTTGCCTGGTTTTAAGCTTACGGACGAGGAAGTCGCTCGGATTGCGGAGGTTGGCAAGCAGAAGCATTTCCGGGCGTTTTGGAGGAAAAAgtttgatgaggatgacagGCGATAA
- a CDS encoding NADH-ubiquinone oxidoreductase, mitochondrial precursor (similar to Aspergillus terreus NIH2624 XP_001216595.1) translates to MLRQSLARSAWRTGRRTANASRTFATTPRRQAEVELTVDGKKVSIEAGSALIQACEKAGVTIPRYCYHEKLMIAGNCRMCLVEVEKAPKPVASCAWPVQPGMVVKTNSPITHKAREGVMEFLLANHPLDCPICDQGGECDLQDQSMRYGADRGRFHEVGGKRAVEDKNIGPLIKTSMNRCIHCTRCVRFANDIAGAPELGSTGRGNDLQIGTYLEKNLDSELSGNVIDLCPVGALTSKPYAFRARPWELKHTESIDVLDGLGSNIRVDSRGLEVMRVLPRLNDDVNEEWINDKSRFACDGLKTQRLTMPLIRREGKFEAADWEEALTEVAKAWEAKRPQGNEFKIISGALTEVEALVVAKDMANKLGSENLALDTPTGSQPIAHGIDVRSNYLFNSRIWGIEEADCILIVGSNPRHEAAVLNARIRKQWLRSDLEIGVVGETWDSTFEFEHLGADHAALKKALTGPFGKKLQAAKRPMIIVGSGVTDHADAKAFYETVGAFVEKNAANFTTPEWDGYNVLQREASRAGAFEVGFTTPSAEVAQSKPKFVWLLGADEFNEADIPKDAFVVYQGHHGDRGAQIADVVLPGAAYTEKAGTYINTEGRVQTTRAATSLPGASRTDWKILRAASEFLGVPLPYDDLAAVRDRMIEISPALAAYDVVEPVALRQLSKVQLVDQNKGSKATGEPLKKVIDNFYFTDVISRSSPTMARCSAAKATGDPRTNFMAPGMEEDRPMGQVAYGA, encoded by the exons ATGCTCCGACAGTCTCTGGCACGTTCGGCTTGGCGGACAGGCAGGCGGACCGCCAACGCCTCGCGGACCTTCGCGACCACCCCGAGACGCCAAGCAGAGGTTGAATTGACAGTTG atggaaagaaggtTTCAATTGAAG CCGGCTCTGCCCTGATCCAAGCTTGCGAGAAAGCGGGCGTTACAATCCCCAG ATATTGCTACCATGA GAAACTCATGATTGCCGGAAACTGCCGAATGTGCCTGGTAGAGGTCGAAAAGGCCCCTAAGCCCGTGGCTTCATGTGCTTGGCCAGTGCAGCCCGGTATGGTTGTCAAGACCAACTCACCCATCACTCACAAGGCCCGAGAGGGTGTCATGGAATTCTTGCTCGCCAACCACCCGCTCGACTGCCCCATTTGCGACCAGGGAGGCGAGTGTGATCTTCAGGACCAGTCTATGCGATACGGAGCCGACCGTGGACGATTTCACGAGGTTGGCGGCAAGCGTGCCGTCGAGGACAAGAATATCGGACCTTTGATCAAGACCTCGATGAACCGATGCATCCACTGCACTCGATGTGTCCGCTTCGCCAACGATATTGCTGGTGCTCCTGAGCTGGGTTCCACCGGCCGCGGCAACGACCTGCAGATCGGTACTTACCTCGAGAAGAACCTGGATTCCGAATTGTCCGGCAATGTCATCGATCTTTGCCCTGTCGGCGCCCTGACCTCCAAGCCCTACGCCTTCCGTGCTCGTCCTTGGGAACTGAAGCATACTGAGTCTATCGACgtccttgatggccttggctcCAACATCCGTGTCGACTCTCGTGGCCTTGAAGTTATGCGTGTTCTTCCCCGTCTCAACGATGACGTGAACGAGGAGTGGATCAACGACAAGTCTCGATTCGCCTGTGATGGTCTCAAGACCCAGCGCCTGACCATGCCCTTGATTCGCCGCGAGGGCAAGTTCGAGGCTGCTGATTGGGAGGAAGCTCTCACCGAGGTCGCCAAGGCCTGGGAGGCCAAGAGGCCTCAAGGCAATGAGTTCAAGATTATTTCTGGAGCCCTGACCGAGGTTGAGgctcttgttgttgccaaaGATATGGCCAACAAGCTCGGATCCGAGAACCTCGCCTTGGACACTCCCACTGGTAGCCAGCCCATTGCTCACGGTATCGACGTTCGATCCAACTATCTGTTCAACTCTCGCATCTGGGGCATTGAGGAGGCTGATTGCATCCTGATTGTCGGCAGCAACCCTCGACATGAGGCTGCCGTCTTGAATGCCCGTATCCGTAAACAGTGGCTGCGATCTGATCTTGAGATTGGCGTTGTCGGCGAGACTTGGGACTCTACCTTTGAGTTTGAGCACCTTGGAGCCGACCACGCCGCCCTCAAGAAGGCTCTCACTGGCCCCTTTGGAAAGAAACTGCAGGCTGCCAAGAGACCCATGATTATCGTCGGCTCTGGCGTCACTGACCATGCTGATGCCAAGGCTTTCTACGAGACTGTTGGTGCCTTTGTCGAGAAGAACGCTGCGAACTTCACCACCCCGGAGTGGGATGGTTATAATGTTCTGCAGAGAGAGGCCTCAAGAGCCGGCGCTTTCGAGGTTGGCTTCACCACTCCCTCTGCCGAAGTTGCCCAGAGCAAGCCCAAGTTCGTCTGGTTGCTGGGTGCCGACGAGTTCAACGAGGCCGATATCCCCAAGGACGCCTTTGTCGTCTACCAGGGCCACCACGGTGACCGAGGTGCTCAGATTGCCGACGTTGTTCTCCCCGGCGCTGCTTACACTGAGAAGGCTGGTACTTACATCAACACTGAGGGTCGCGTTCAAACTACCCGCGCTGCCACCTCACTGCCCGGCGCGTCCCGCACGGACTGGAAGATTCTCCGCGCTGCCAGTGAGTTCTTGGGCGTCCCTCTGCCTTACGACGACCTCGCCGCTGTTCGCGACCGCATGATTGAGATTTCACCTGCTCTGGCTGCATACGACGTTGTTGAGCCCGTTGCTCTTCGACAGCTTAGCAAGGTTCAGCTAGTGGACCAAAACAAGGGATCAAAGGCTACAGGCGAGCCTTTGAAGAAGGTCATTGACAACTTTTATTTCACAGACGTCATCTCTAGAAG TTCACCAACCATGGCACGCTGCTCTGCTGCCAAAGCTACCGGAGACCCCAGAACAAACTTTATGGCCCCTGGCATGGAGGAGGATCGGCCCATGGGCCAGGTTGCTTATGGAGCGTAA
- a CDS encoding Acyl CoA binding family protein (similar to Metarhizium acridum CQMa 102 XP_007813560.1), with product MADSVDRVFVHALNTVKKIPKTGASRPPPSDRLRLYGLYKQAMEGDVDGVMEQPTAGPFLTSEELHRERDKWDAWNSQKGLSRTEAKRRYVEALIETMYRYANTTDAIELVTELEFVWNQIKHNSPSSTDSSPKAAGSSKAPRTFQQPLSGSEGPMKILSPMSEQDEAELRSQRLMDLDDAMEESREQKSSRWQKKVERAVTKLSAEVAALREQITTGREWRSKKERSFPTWFGWILWVFLKHLIADFVILAIILIWMRRRKDRRLEDLVRSALKLVREYVRKVLPAR from the exons atggctgACTCGGTCG ATCGAGTATTCGTCCATGCTCTCAACACAGTCAAAAAGATTCCCAAGACCGGCGCATCACGGCCGCCGCCGTCCGATCGACTCCGGCTATATGGCCTCTacaagcaagcaatggaGGGAGATGTCGATGGTGTCATGGAACAGCCCACAGCAGGACCATTCCTCACGTCGGAAGAACTGCACAGAGAAAGAGATAAATGGGACGCTTGGAACTCGCAAAAAGGTCTGAGCCGAACGGAAGCCAAGCGGAGATATGTGGAGGCTCTCATCGAGACCATGTATCGATATGCCAATACAAC TGACGCCATTGAGCTCGTTACGGAATTAGAATTCGTATGGAACCAAATAAAGCACAACTCTCCGAGCTCGACCGATTCATCCCCGAAGGCAGCCGGGTCAAGTAAGGCACCTCGCACATTCCAACAACCATTAAGTGGCAGCGAAGGTCCTATGAAGATCTTGAGCCCAATGAGTGAGCAAGACGAAGCCGAGTTGCGGTCCCAACGCCTGATGGATCTTGACGATGCCATGGAAGAGAGCAGAGAACAGAAATCGTCAAGGTGGCAGAAGAAGGTGGAACGAGCCGTGACAAAGCTATCAGCTGAGGTTGCGGCCTTGAGGGAACAGATAACAACTGGCCGAGAGTGGCGATCGAAGAAGGAACGAAGCTTTCCAACGTGGTTTGGTTGGATTCTCTGGGTCTTCTTGAAGCATCTGATAGCGGATTTCGTcattcttgccatcatcttgaTTTGGATGCGGAGACGCAAGGACAGACGACTGGAGGATTTGGTTCGCTCTGCACTCAAACTTGTGCGAGAATACGTGCGAAAGGTCTTGCCGGCGAGGTGA
- a CDS encoding abhydrolase domain-containing protein (similar to Metarhizium acridum CQMa 102 XP_007813561.1) → MFTLTPWVSTEIPSSLPPIPKIFNQGLEDTVFRHPGISGSNPSYERLEWLGDAYLELMASSLIYQTFPTTPSGRCSQLREILVRNTTLAQYFREYGLESKAQLPPDLKKEVLHGRGKSKDKDIIKVQADMFEAYVAAAIVSDPKSGLANTASWLKSLWARTIKDHIMNNETRTKASGEAGFESQNGAASAISKTNFTSKEALRNEIGAKGILIRYEDMPGIGKDKDIGMPLYTVGVYLDGWGEMNKLLATGTALKKKEAAQKAAQRALENKKLLKPYKAKKIAFLEAAKAAEESSPTS, encoded by the coding sequence ATGTTTACATTAACACCTTGGGTTTCAACCGAGATACCTTCAAGTCTCCCTCCCATCCCCAAAATATTTAACCAAGGGCTTGAAGACACCGTATTCCGGCATCCGGGTATCAGTGGCTCGAACCCTAGCTATGAACGTCTCGAATGGCTAGGCGATGCTTACTTGGAATTAATGGCTTCGAGCCTGATATACCAGACGTTTCCAACCACGCCATCAGGGAGGTGTTCTCAGCTGCGAGAAATATTGGTTCGAAATACAACCCTCGCGCAATATTTTCGCGAATATGGCTTAGAGTCTAAAGCACAGCTACCACCTGACCTGAAGAAGGAAGTCTTACATGGACGAGGGAAGTCAAAGGATAAAGATATCATCAAGGTCCAAGCCGACATGTTTGAAGCATACGTCGCAGCTGCCATTGTTTCTGACCCCAAAAGTGGGCTTGCCAACACAGCATCTTGGCTCAAATCACTCTGGGCGAGAACAATCAAGGATCACATCATGAACAACGAAACACGAACCAAGGCTAGTGGGGAAGCCGGTTTTGAGTCGCAAAATGGTGCGGCGAGCGCCATCTCGAAAACAAACTTCACCTCCAAAGAGGCTTTACGAAACGAAATTGGAGCAAAAGGGATTCTCATCCGCTACGAAGATATGCCAGGGATaggcaaggacaaggacattgGAATGCCGCTGTATACCGTAggtgtatacttggatggatggggtGAGATGAACAAGCTTCTCGCAACTGGAACAGCtctgaagaagaaagaggcTGCCCAAAAAGCTGCACAAAGGGCATTAGAAAACAAGAAACTTCTCAAGCCGtacaaggcaaagaagattGCTTTTCTAGAAGCCGCCAAGGCCGCCGAAGAATCCAGCCCGACATCTTGA
- a CDS encoding ribosomal protein S27/S33, mitochondrial (similar to Metarhizium robertsii ARSEF 23 XP_007825058.1) — MSVPRARLLDLMKAQCQVFATTYNPDGVRMGNKVLRQRLKGPAVAAYYPRKVATIKDVKREFGPVLATWDDAEEDRFEYIEELKQRGKSAPKKKNGPPTEKPGRRR, encoded by the exons ATGAGTGTGCCACGAGCTAGGTTATTGGACTTGATGAAG GCGCAATGCCAAGTCTTCGCCACGACATATAACCCCGACGGCGTGCGCATGGGCAACAAAGTCTTGCGCCAGCGATTAAAAGGCCCGGCCGTTGCGGCATACTACCCGAGAAAAGTCGCTACGATTAAGGATGTGAAACGGGAGTTTGGACCAGTTCTAGCAACGTGGGATGATGCCGAAGAAGATCGATTCGAATACATTGAAGA GTTGAAGCAACGCGGAAAGAGCGcgccgaagaagaaaaacGGCCCCCCAA CCGAGAAACCAGGCAGGAGACGATAA
- a CDS encoding pumilio-family RNA binding repeat protein (similar to Neosartorya fischeri NRRL 181 XP_001266096.1) has product MVTSESRGSPPQRTGSIPGLSSQEEPMRAGNDRPSSDSPSFPSGQKNIHVLATSKLVNQAGPKPTTEGSKMTDSYPMDKLLARLSEQQAVLNQQNEALKSGDDDGNMCQRLPGHTSSSNSLPITPATDGFSSTAPSTRPASATLDETRPDSDEVLRLKLQLAQAQSKISKLDQELATRGMKGEADLQGINTIRGIGIGTAVHDSAWVNTDDDQSDTSDALSTTNFTRARGIWGTTKASFPGGVIQGEAVEPQPGTWLGGRGFNHSFTDSSSSYQLMDSYRGDRLSPDPDLVMRQSASRRPNRYDHRVTNSHHFSNAGYNQSNGPTTPFEAMGGPMPSGNMHPPPGLGAIGLAAYPGYQQQQPPGTTLSPHASEFTSKTHWKNEGLPTEGPTYLPPTEPLNYRRLLDRNVTCNWKYIVDKIVCNNDQQASIFLQQKLKVGTPDQKYDIVEAIVAQAYPLMVNRFGNFLVQRCFEHGTPEQVIKIAQAIRGNTLNLSMDPFGCHVVQKAFDSVPEEYKAIMVHELLRRIPETVIHRYACHVWQKLFELRWTESPPQIMKYVNEALRGMWHEVALGETGSLVVQNIFENCLEEDKRPCIEEVLANIDIVAHGQFGNWCIQHICEHGAPPDRGRAVDHVIRYAAEYSTDQFASKVVEKCLKIGSSEFLGRYLDRVCEGRLDRTRIPLIDIASDQYGNYLVQWILNNASPQHREMVAAHIRKHMVSLRGSKFGSRVGMLCTNHAVTTRPGPGVGPSMGSRIGPAPRFAGAYR; this is encoded by the exons ATGGTCACTTCCGAATCTCGAGGCTCACCCCCTCAACGAACTGGCAGTATTCCTGGCCTCTCTTCCCAGGAAGAGCCCATGAGGGCGGGAAATGATCGGCCATCCTCG GACAGCCCATCTTTTCCCTCAGGGCAGAAGAATATTCACGTGCTGGCCACTTCGAAGCTGGTCAATCAAGCAGGACCCAAG CCGACAACCGAAGGATCCAAAATGACCGACTCTTATCCGATGGACAAGCTCTTGGCAAGGCTGTCAGAGCAGCAAGCCGTGCTCAATCAACAAAATGAGGCTCTCAAATCTGGGGACGACGATGGAAACATGTGTCAACGACTTCCTGGGCACACATCTTCTAGCAATTCACTTCCCATTACGCCAGCGACGGATGGCTTCTCctcaacagcaccaagcacTCGCCCAGCTAGTGCTACTCTGGACGAAACTCGCCCCGACTCGGATGAAGTCCTCCGTCTCAAACTTCAGCTAGCACAAGCTCAAAGCAAGATATCCAAACTGGACCAGGAGTTGGCCACCCGTGGAATGAAGGGTGAAGCAGATCTACaaggcatcaacaccattcgTGGTATTGGTATCGGCACAGCTGTGCATGATAGTGCCTGGGTTAACACTGATGATGACCAGTCAGATACTAGTGATGCCTTATCAACCACAAATTTTACCCGAGCCCGGGGCATTTGGGGGACGACCAAGGCATCTTTTCCTGGTGGCGTTATTCAGGGAGAAGCCGTCGAACCACAGCCCGGCACATGGCTGGGAGGGCGAGGCTTCAACCACAGTTTCACTGATTCAAGCTCTTCATACCAGTTGATGGATAGCTACCGTGGGGATCGCCTGAGCCCAGATCCAGACCTCGTCATGCGCCAATCAGCCAGTCGTCGGCCGAATCGGTATGACCATAGAGTCACTAACTCTCACCACTTCAGCAACGCTGGATACAATCAGTCAAATGGACCTACAACTCCGTTCGAAGCAATGGGCGGACCAATGCCGTCTGGAAATATGCACCCACCTCCTGGGCTTGGTGCCATTGGCCTCGCGGCTTATCCTGGatatcagcaacagcagccaccagGAACGACACTGTCGCCCCATGCGTCTGAATTTACATCCAAGACGCACTGGAAGAACGAG GGTCTCCCTACCGAAGGCCCGACCTACTTACCCCCAACTGAACCTCTCAACTATCGGCGTCTTCTCGACCGTAATGTGACATGCAATTGGAAATACATAGTCGACAAGATTGTGTGCAATAATGATCAGCAAGCTTCCATATTCTTACAGCAAAAGTTAAAAGTTGGCACTCCAGACCAGAAATACGATATCGTCGAGGCCATTGTTGCCCAGGCTTACCCTCTGATGGTAAACAGATTTGGCAACTTTTTAGTTCAGAGATGCTTTGAGCACGGAACTCCTGAGCAGGTGATTAAGATTGCACAAGCCATCCGTGGTAACACTCTCAATTTGTCCATGGACCCCTTTGGATGCCATGTGGTCCAAAAGGCATTCGACTCGGTACCTGAGGAGTACAAGGCAATCATGGTCCACGAGCTTCTGCGCCGCATCCCCGAAACAGTTATACATCGATATGCTTGCCATGTATGGCAGAAGCTCTTTGAGCTTCGATGGACTGAATCTCCACCGCAAATTATGAAATACGTTAATGAAGCTTTGCGCGGCATGTGGCACGAAGTAGCTTTGGGCGAAACTGGCAGCTTGGTTGTTCAGAATATCTTTGAGAATTGTTTGGAGGAAGACAAG CGCCCTTGCATCGAGGAAGTTCTCGCCAACATTGATATTGTTGCGCATGGCCAGTTCGGAAACTGGTGCATCCAGCACATCTGCGAACACGGCGCACCGCCTGACCGTGGAAGGGCGGTCGACCACGTCATTCGGTACGCCGCTGAGTACAGCACCGATCAGTTTGCTTCCAAGGTCGTGGAGAAGTGTTTGAAGATTGGATCTAGTGAGTTCCTGGGTCGTTACCTGGACCGTGTTTGTGAGGGCCGCCTGGACAGGACTAGAATCCCGTTGATTGACATTGCGAGTGACCAATATGGCAACTATCTGGTGCAGTGGATTCTCAACAATGCTTCACCTCAGCATCGTGAAATGGTGGCGGCCCACATCCGAAAGCATATGGTTTCCCTTCGAGGCTCCAAGTTTGGATCCCGAGTTGGCATGCTCTGCACCAACCACGCCGTCACCACTCGGCCTGGACCTGGTGTTGGACCCAGCATGGGGAGTCGCATTGGACCCGCGCCGCGATTTGCAGGGGCATATCGTTAA